A single genomic interval of Aureliella helgolandensis harbors:
- a CDS encoding SMP-30/gluconolactonase/LRE family protein → MYHGILNTRSNQTLALACLATLLCLGVPQRAIGQAVSEQQATAASEPLTNLQAFGKVEQIASGFQFVEGPTWSRDGSLYFTDIPAESIMRLTSAGNVELFLKPSGFANGLLFAGEQRLLACQMDGQLVAIDIHSKQVKPLATEYQGERFNACNDLALDQVGGIYFTDPRYRAPEPWPQGKEAFYYRDAAGKITRLGDDLQAPNGIGLSPDGKTLYVIPSMASEMMSYEVLSPGKLGNAHVFCRLKQLEDQTNGGGDGMAVDSQGNIYITSAAGVQVFGPHGDAIGIIECPEHPANCAFGGPDRKTLFITARTGLYQCQCPVTGN, encoded by the coding sequence TTGTATCACGGCATCTTGAACACACGATCCAATCAGACTCTCGCACTAGCCTGCTTGGCCACACTACTTTGCCTTGGCGTACCCCAAAGGGCGATTGGACAAGCGGTTTCGGAGCAACAAGCGACCGCAGCTAGCGAGCCGCTAACCAATCTACAGGCGTTTGGGAAAGTTGAGCAAATTGCCTCGGGCTTCCAATTCGTGGAAGGCCCTACCTGGTCAAGGGACGGTTCCCTGTACTTCACCGACATTCCAGCAGAATCGATTATGCGTTTAACATCCGCTGGAAACGTCGAGTTGTTCCTGAAACCATCTGGTTTCGCAAACGGCCTGCTCTTCGCCGGGGAACAGCGACTGCTTGCCTGCCAGATGGACGGCCAGTTGGTCGCTATCGATATTCACTCCAAGCAGGTCAAACCGTTAGCGACCGAATACCAAGGTGAACGCTTTAACGCCTGCAACGACCTTGCACTCGACCAGGTTGGTGGCATTTATTTCACCGATCCACGCTACCGAGCTCCCGAGCCCTGGCCGCAAGGCAAGGAAGCTTTCTATTACCGGGACGCCGCCGGGAAGATAACTCGTCTGGGCGATGACCTGCAAGCTCCCAACGGTATCGGCCTCTCTCCTGATGGCAAAACTCTGTACGTCATCCCATCGATGGCAAGTGAGATGATGTCCTACGAAGTCTTGAGTCCCGGAAAACTCGGCAACGCCCATGTTTTCTGCCGCCTCAAGCAGCTGGAAGATCAAACCAATGGAGGCGGCGATGGCATGGCTGTCGACTCGCAAGGCAATATTTACATCACCAGTGCTGCAGGCGTGCAAGTCTTCGGCCCGCATGGCGACGCCATCGGCATTATTGAGTGCCCCGAACATCCTGCGAATTGCGCCTTTGGCGGCCCGGATCGCAAGACCTTGTTCATCACAGCGCGAACCGGCCTCTATCAATGCCAGTGTCCAGTCACCGGGAATTAG
- a CDS encoding DUF6807 domain-containing protein, translating to MHFRIVPERSLVACPGKNWPCESTFDAFRLFWCTCLSILTLMVCAQPVAAQFRLEKHAEGVRVFNDGTLVADYLTKSMSKPIIWPLVGPTGKQMTRAYPMVADSENEKHDHPHHRSLWFTHGDVNGTDFWLEGGEGGITEHLEFTQLEDGEQAVLATRNLWKTAAGEPVLSDHRRFTFGGDNHARWLDCEIVLTATHGPVNFGDTKEGTFGLRIAESMKVDHEDGGKIINSHGDEDSKAWGVAAEWVDYVGPVDGETLGIAIFCHPSTFHFPNRWHVRTYGLFAANPFGVHHFLNQKDPTAGVDLPAGEKLLFRYRVLLHTGNTEEAKVAELYGDYAKTEFPDLD from the coding sequence ATGCATTTTAGAATTGTCCCAGAGCGTTCCTTGGTAGCTTGCCCGGGTAAGAATTGGCCTTGTGAATCGACGTTCGACGCTTTTAGATTGTTCTGGTGCACCTGCCTGAGCATCTTGACACTGATGGTTTGTGCGCAACCAGTTGCCGCGCAGTTCCGCCTAGAAAAGCATGCTGAGGGAGTGCGTGTCTTCAACGATGGGACTCTGGTTGCCGACTATTTGACCAAGAGCATGAGCAAGCCCATCATCTGGCCACTGGTGGGGCCCACAGGTAAACAGATGACGCGAGCTTATCCCATGGTGGCGGATAGTGAAAATGAAAAGCACGATCATCCCCACCATCGGTCGCTGTGGTTCACGCATGGCGACGTTAACGGTACCGATTTCTGGTTGGAAGGCGGAGAGGGCGGCATCACGGAGCACCTCGAATTCACCCAACTGGAAGACGGAGAGCAAGCGGTTCTCGCCACGCGAAATCTTTGGAAAACGGCAGCCGGCGAGCCTGTCTTAAGCGATCATCGTCGCTTCACCTTCGGTGGGGACAACCACGCGAGGTGGTTGGACTGCGAGATTGTCCTTACCGCTACCCATGGTCCCGTCAACTTTGGAGATACCAAGGAAGGGACCTTTGGGCTTCGCATTGCAGAGTCGATGAAGGTTGATCATGAGGATGGTGGCAAAATCATCAATAGCCATGGAGACGAGGACTCAAAGGCGTGGGGCGTGGCTGCGGAATGGGTGGATTATGTAGGACCCGTGGATGGCGAAACGCTGGGAATCGCAATATTTTGCCATCCGTCGACCTTCCATTTCCCCAACCGCTGGCACGTGAGAACCTATGGTCTGTTTGCGGCTAACCCATTCGGAGTGCACCACTTCCTCAATCAGAAGGACCCCACGGCAGGTGTCGACTTGCCCGCTGGTGAGAAGCTACTCTTCCGCTATCGCGTACTGCTCCATACTGGAAATACTGAAGAAGCGAAGGTCGCCGAGCTATATGGGGACTATGCGAAAACGGAATTTCCAGATTTAGACTAG
- the leuS gene encoding leucine--tRNA ligase, which translates to MPRYNPAEIEPKWQKYWDSHHTFRTPDLPQGEKLYVLDMFPYPSGSGLHVGHPEGYTATDIVCRYARMQGKTVLHPMGFDAFGLPAEEHAIKTNTPPRVSTEKNIAEFTRQLRMLGFSYDWERTVSTTDVDYFRWTQWIFLVLFDTWYDAEQQRGRPIAELPIPQSVLDEGEASVAAYRDSHRLAYQGDALVNWCPALGTVLANEEVIDGKSERGDHPVQRIPLRQWMLRITSYAERLISDLEGLDWSPGIKKLQSEWIGRSTGAEVDFFLGEDGEFAAWQAGRKLSGFPRDAGSDCLRVYTTRPDTLFGATYMVVAPEHPLVQSITSDAQREEVEAYCKSASFKSDRERTESESRKKTGVFTGAHAINPVNGRPVPIWIADYVLASYGTGAIMAVPAHDQRDFEFAQQFALPIIPVVDPGDAKDVVREQVLAGKSCFGGMGHAVNSGSHDGLSTAELKSQLTEELQAAGAGQEAVNYKLRDWLFSRQRFWGEPFPILHELDAEGQPTGAIRALEPEELPLNLPHLEDYKPHGRPEPPLGKSPDEWLYVERDGKRYRRETNTMPQWAGSCWYYLRFIDPKNQAAFCDPVKEKAWMPVDLYVGGAEHAVLHLLYARFWHKVLFDRGYVSTVEPFQKLVNQGMILGEVEYTGYQLNEQWMGANEVGKNDAGELACLKTKAVVVSVKLEEASVKKKGDAFVLAADESIRVDSRAHKMSKSRGNVVNPDEIVQEYGADSLRLYEMFMGPLEATKPWSMSGVSGVRNFLDRVWRMFVDYRTEEVALIDAIQSVEPTLEQNQMLHRTIASVTQALDSMSYNTAIARLMEFVNFFTKEEVRPRQLMADFVLLLSPLAPHLAEELWELLGHTASLAYEDWPTYDEAMTKSSEIEIPLQVNGKLRSRITVSAECTKAELETLALADARIQELIAGKQIVKTIAVPGRLFNVVVK; encoded by the coding sequence ATGCCACGTTATAACCCTGCCGAAATCGAGCCCAAGTGGCAAAAGTACTGGGACTCTCATCATACCTTTCGCACGCCAGACCTACCGCAAGGTGAAAAGCTGTATGTGTTGGATATGTTCCCATACCCAAGTGGTTCGGGATTGCATGTGGGGCACCCGGAGGGGTACACGGCCACCGATATCGTCTGCCGCTATGCGAGGATGCAGGGGAAGACCGTCCTCCATCCCATGGGATTTGACGCGTTTGGATTGCCAGCGGAAGAGCACGCCATCAAGACGAATACTCCGCCGCGTGTGTCGACGGAAAAGAACATTGCTGAGTTTACTCGGCAGTTGAGGATGCTGGGATTCAGTTACGACTGGGAGCGGACGGTTTCAACGACCGACGTGGATTACTTCCGCTGGACACAGTGGATTTTCCTGGTGTTGTTCGATACCTGGTATGACGCGGAACAGCAGCGAGGAAGACCCATTGCTGAATTGCCGATTCCGCAAAGTGTCTTGGACGAGGGGGAAGCCTCTGTAGCTGCCTACCGCGACTCTCATCGCTTGGCCTATCAAGGGGACGCTTTAGTCAACTGGTGTCCAGCGCTGGGGACCGTTTTGGCGAATGAAGAGGTCATCGATGGCAAGAGTGAGCGGGGAGACCATCCTGTACAGCGCATTCCGTTGCGACAGTGGATGCTGCGGATTACCTCGTATGCAGAACGCCTGATTTCCGACTTGGAGGGTTTGGACTGGTCGCCGGGGATTAAGAAGCTGCAGAGCGAATGGATTGGACGCAGTACGGGGGCGGAGGTCGACTTCTTCCTCGGGGAGGACGGGGAGTTTGCAGCATGGCAGGCAGGTCGCAAGCTGAGTGGCTTTCCACGTGACGCCGGATCCGATTGTCTTCGAGTTTACACGACGCGTCCGGATACCTTGTTTGGCGCCACCTATATGGTAGTTGCACCGGAGCATCCCTTAGTACAGTCGATCACGAGCGACGCGCAGCGTGAGGAAGTTGAAGCGTATTGCAAGTCGGCATCTTTCAAGAGTGATCGGGAGCGTACGGAATCTGAGTCGAGAAAGAAGACTGGTGTTTTCACTGGTGCGCACGCGATCAATCCAGTTAATGGCAGGCCGGTGCCGATATGGATCGCCGACTATGTGTTGGCTAGTTATGGAACGGGCGCCATTATGGCCGTTCCCGCTCACGACCAACGCGATTTTGAGTTTGCTCAGCAGTTCGCGCTGCCGATCATCCCTGTGGTGGATCCGGGGGATGCGAAGGATGTCGTGCGCGAACAAGTGTTGGCAGGGAAAAGTTGTTTTGGTGGGATGGGACATGCCGTCAACTCGGGGAGTCACGATGGCCTGTCCACAGCCGAGCTCAAAAGTCAACTGACGGAGGAGCTGCAGGCAGCAGGGGCTGGGCAAGAGGCGGTGAATTACAAACTGCGAGACTGGCTCTTCAGCCGTCAGCGATTTTGGGGGGAGCCGTTTCCAATTCTGCATGAATTGGATGCTGAGGGGCAGCCGACGGGTGCCATTCGGGCGCTTGAGCCAGAGGAGCTGCCGCTCAACCTGCCGCACCTAGAGGATTACAAGCCGCACGGGCGGCCCGAGCCACCACTGGGGAAATCTCCCGACGAGTGGTTGTATGTTGAGCGAGATGGAAAGCGTTACCGTCGCGAAACGAACACGATGCCTCAATGGGCCGGTTCTTGCTGGTACTACCTGCGGTTTATTGATCCTAAGAACCAGGCCGCTTTTTGCGATCCCGTCAAGGAAAAGGCTTGGATGCCGGTCGATCTGTATGTGGGAGGGGCAGAGCATGCAGTGCTGCATCTCCTGTATGCGCGTTTTTGGCATAAGGTACTGTTTGACCGCGGCTACGTTTCAACCGTCGAACCGTTTCAAAAGCTGGTCAACCAAGGGATGATTCTGGGCGAAGTTGAGTACACGGGGTACCAGCTCAACGAACAATGGATGGGGGCCAACGAGGTTGGAAAGAACGATGCTGGCGAGCTGGCATGTCTGAAAACCAAGGCAGTTGTCGTCTCGGTCAAACTGGAGGAGGCGAGCGTCAAGAAGAAGGGAGATGCCTTTGTCTTGGCCGCTGACGAATCGATTCGGGTCGATAGTCGTGCTCATAAAATGTCGAAGAGCCGTGGGAATGTCGTCAATCCCGACGAAATCGTCCAGGAGTACGGTGCCGATTCACTGCGGCTCTATGAAATGTTCATGGGGCCACTGGAAGCGACCAAGCCCTGGAGCATGTCAGGGGTCAGCGGAGTTCGCAACTTTTTGGATCGCGTCTGGAGGATGTTTGTCGATTACCGGACAGAGGAAGTTGCTCTCATTGATGCGATCCAGTCAGTGGAGCCAACGCTCGAGCAGAATCAAATGCTCCATCGCACCATCGCTTCGGTGACTCAAGCGCTGGATTCCATGAGTTACAACACGGCAATTGCCCGATTGATGGAGTTCGTAAATTTCTTTACCAAAGAGGAGGTTCGGCCCAGGCAGCTTATGGCCGATTTCGTACTGCTACTCTCCCCCTTGGCACCTCACTTGGCTGAGGAGCTGTGGGAATTGCTAGGCCACACCGCTTCATTGGCCTACGAAGACTGGCCCACGTATGATGAGGCCATGACCAAGAGTAGCGAGATTGAGATTCCGCTGCAGGTCAACGGTAAACTGCGTTCGCGGATCACGGTTTCTGCCGAATGCACCAAAGCCGAATTGGAGACCCTGGCGTTGGCAGACGCCCGCATTCAGGAGTTGATTGCTGGCAAGCAGATTGTGAAGACCATTGCCGTGCCGGGACGACTATTTAACGTTGTCGTCAAATAG
- a CDS encoding fluoride efflux transporter FluC, with translation MKEWIAVALGGMAGATLRHALTVCATTLTPTWVLLATLIANSVGCFAIGLLAAATLHHDTQNHWLTLGARVGLLGGLTTFSSFALDLVRTWQSGKHGVSAALATAHLVLGILAVLIGMSLARYCLKAANG, from the coding sequence ATGAAAGAGTGGATCGCAGTGGCGCTGGGGGGGATGGCAGGGGCAACCCTGCGTCACGCACTAACGGTGTGCGCCACTACACTAACACCCACCTGGGTGCTCCTCGCAACCCTTATTGCCAATTCCGTGGGGTGTTTCGCCATCGGCCTACTAGCTGCCGCAACGCTCCATCACGACACCCAAAACCACTGGCTTACCCTGGGCGCTCGAGTCGGCCTTCTTGGGGGGTTAACAACTTTCAGCAGTTTTGCCCTCGATCTCGTCCGCACCTGGCAATCTGGCAAGCACGGAGTCTCCGCTGCGCTAGCCACCGCACATCTCGTGCTTGGAATTCTGGCAGTGCTCATTGGCATGAGTCTGGCCCGCTATTGCCTCAAAGCGGCCAATGGATAG
- a CDS encoding polyprenol monophosphomannose synthase: MENRCGPPLSHPQVRESDLDTQSSSQEELPGGEATLILLCTYNEAGNLPRMFELLEQHVPQADILVVDDNSPDGTGEIVQRYSRENPRIQLLARPGKQGLGTATRDGIHWGLSRDYQFLVNLDADHSHDPGSIPGLLAACQSVSPSGKEYDVAIGSRYVDGGGFEGLPWHRRIISQALNGYATRMLRLPIRDCSGSFRCYRTATLRELNLRKLTCTGYGFLEEILVALRQVGAQFTEVPIRFETRHLGHSKLSWSDALGALGVIHRLAFRR; this comes from the coding sequence ATGGAAAACCGATGTGGTCCGCCCCTAAGCCACCCGCAGGTCAGAGAGTCAGACTTGGATACCCAATCGTCGTCCCAGGAGGAGCTGCCCGGAGGGGAAGCGACTCTAATCCTATTGTGCACGTACAACGAAGCAGGGAATCTTCCGCGGATGTTCGAATTGCTCGAGCAGCATGTTCCGCAGGCTGACATCTTGGTCGTTGATGACAATTCGCCGGATGGAACCGGCGAGATCGTCCAACGGTATTCTCGTGAAAATCCACGAATCCAGCTGCTGGCGCGGCCTGGTAAGCAGGGGTTGGGGACGGCAACGCGAGATGGCATTCATTGGGGCTTGAGTCGCGATTACCAATTCCTCGTCAACCTGGATGCCGATCACAGTCACGATCCAGGGAGCATTCCAGGTTTGTTGGCCGCCTGCCAGTCGGTCAGTCCATCGGGAAAGGAATATGACGTCGCCATTGGATCGCGGTACGTAGACGGAGGAGGCTTTGAAGGTCTGCCCTGGCATCGGCGGATTATTAGCCAAGCCTTGAACGGGTATGCGACGCGGATGCTGCGTCTGCCAATTCGCGACTGCAGTGGCTCGTTTCGGTGCTATCGGACCGCTACGTTGAGAGAGCTCAACCTACGGAAACTGACTTGCACGGGCTATGGGTTTTTGGAGGAAATACTAGTGGCACTGCGGCAAGTTGGGGCGCAATTTACGGAAGTGCCCATACGCTTTGAAACGCGGCATTTGGGCCACAGCAAGCTAAGCTGGAGCGATGCGTTGGGAGCGCTCGGAGTGATTCACCGCCTAGCCTTCCGGCGGTGA
- a CDS encoding glucuronyl esterase domain-containing protein yields the protein MKTFLRGCSAQLCTLFVVLLATSFTTCPCSAQSEKFVANYDESQVPDYELPPILDEVTAQADDFPSAWDARRSQLLQTFTEQMFGSVPTSEFELLFEKVEQAHCLAGKGIRQQWKVTISTESGTLPVTLLLYTPAQATGPVPTFLGLNFHGNHTIAADPEILLTESWVRDSKPQSATNHQASDEGRGSSSSRWPIELLIDNGLGLATAYYGEIDPDTDDQFENGIHALFPDHRPSAEAPDRWGSIAAWSWGLSRLLDCMEQIDQVDASKVVVIGHSRLGKTSLWAGATDPRFAATISNDSGCGGAALSRRAFGETVWRINTSFPHWFCGNFKQYNRNEAALPIDQHQLLALLAPRPLYVASASEDQWADPRGEFLSAKLASEVYERFELPGLALQDLPKPNTASIGVVSYHLREGTHNIDSWDWTNYVQFIKQLQ from the coding sequence ATGAAGACATTTTTAAGAGGTTGCTCTGCGCAGCTATGCACGCTGTTCGTCGTCCTGTTGGCAACCTCGTTCACTACTTGTCCTTGCTCGGCTCAGTCTGAGAAATTTGTTGCAAACTACGACGAATCCCAAGTGCCCGACTATGAGCTGCCTCCTATCCTAGATGAAGTAACCGCTCAAGCAGATGACTTTCCGTCCGCCTGGGACGCGCGTCGCAGTCAGCTTCTCCAAACTTTCACCGAACAAATGTTTGGCTCCGTGCCAACCTCAGAATTTGAATTGCTTTTCGAAAAAGTGGAGCAGGCTCACTGCTTAGCGGGCAAGGGCATACGACAACAATGGAAGGTAACCATTTCCACCGAGAGTGGAACACTGCCGGTCACTCTATTGCTCTACACCCCCGCACAAGCAACCGGCCCAGTACCCACTTTCCTAGGGCTGAATTTTCATGGCAATCACACGATTGCAGCAGACCCTGAAATTCTTTTGACCGAGAGTTGGGTTCGCGACAGTAAGCCTCAAAGTGCGACCAACCATCAAGCGTCCGACGAGGGCCGGGGAAGCTCGAGTTCACGCTGGCCGATCGAATTGTTAATTGACAATGGACTGGGGCTGGCCACGGCCTACTACGGTGAGATTGATCCGGATACTGACGACCAGTTTGAGAATGGAATTCATGCACTTTTCCCAGACCACCGCCCATCCGCTGAAGCCCCCGATCGCTGGGGATCCATTGCCGCCTGGAGCTGGGGACTGTCGCGTTTGCTGGACTGCATGGAGCAAATTGATCAAGTCGATGCATCCAAGGTTGTCGTAATAGGGCATTCTCGACTTGGCAAGACATCCCTGTGGGCTGGAGCCACCGACCCCCGCTTTGCCGCCACGATATCTAACGATTCTGGCTGCGGCGGAGCGGCTCTGAGCCGCCGAGCGTTCGGAGAGACCGTATGGCGCATCAACACCTCTTTCCCTCACTGGTTCTGTGGCAATTTCAAGCAATACAATCGCAATGAAGCAGCCTTGCCCATCGATCAACACCAGTTGTTAGCCTTGCTTGCACCCCGCCCGCTATACGTTGCCAGCGCTTCGGAAGACCAATGGGCTGACCCGCGGGGTGAATTCCTTTCTGCCAAACTGGCAAGCGAGGTCTATGAGAGGTTTGAGCTACCGGGCTTGGCCTTGCAGGACCTCCCAAAGCCGAATACCGCTTCGATAGGCGTCGTCTCCTACCACTTGCGAGAAGGCACGCACAACATCGACAGCTGGGACTGGACGAACTACGTTCAGTTCATCAAACAGCTACAGTAA
- a CDS encoding outer membrane protein assembly factor BamB family protein, protein MLYTYFRNLFAIARHTGLACCALGLTAANLMAEDTWTRFRGANGLGNVPNCTAPLPWDEQSVAWTTGLQGTGNGSPVVYGNHIYLMSASPKTAERYLCCYDLKSGAELWRQPLQTETHHLHTRSSYASCTPCVDDKAVYFTWGSPANVAVAAYTHDGEFIWRRDLGYFASQHGYGASPALFGNLLVLFNSQASEQLPPGVKPGNSRVLALNSETGEDVWTCPIATTRVCYGVPAQFHDSQSGQEALLFSDTGEGMLALSLASGERLWNRKLFTKRCVSSPIVVGDLAFGTEGSGGGGNVLFALNLKSPEHEVVYSVQRSAPYVPTPVARDGLVFLWSDQGIVSCITATDGKVQWTKRIGGNVSSSPVIAGDKLIGVAEDGTVTILSATANFEEIGAVKLGETMRATPLVGASYVLFRTNSKLVCVGTP, encoded by the coding sequence ATGCTCTACACCTACTTTCGAAATTTGTTCGCAATCGCACGCCACACGGGGCTTGCTTGTTGCGCACTGGGACTCACCGCGGCCAACTTAATGGCGGAAGACACTTGGACGCGTTTTCGCGGGGCAAACGGACTTGGGAATGTGCCTAACTGCACTGCGCCGCTACCATGGGATGAACAGTCCGTCGCTTGGACGACTGGCCTGCAAGGTACCGGAAATGGTTCGCCAGTTGTGTACGGAAACCATATCTATTTGATGAGCGCTTCGCCCAAAACGGCTGAAAGATATCTCTGCTGCTACGATTTAAAGTCGGGAGCCGAATTGTGGCGGCAGCCGCTCCAGACCGAGACCCATCATTTACATACACGAAGCAGCTATGCTTCGTGCACGCCGTGCGTCGATGACAAAGCCGTTTATTTTACGTGGGGCTCACCGGCCAACGTGGCAGTGGCTGCCTACACTCACGACGGCGAATTTATATGGCGGCGCGACTTGGGGTATTTCGCAAGTCAGCATGGCTATGGTGCTTCGCCAGCCTTGTTTGGCAACCTGCTGGTACTCTTCAACAGCCAGGCATCAGAGCAACTTCCCCCCGGCGTGAAGCCAGGCAACAGTCGCGTGCTGGCATTAAATTCCGAGACGGGCGAGGACGTGTGGACGTGCCCGATCGCCACCACGCGCGTGTGTTACGGTGTGCCTGCCCAGTTTCACGATTCGCAAAGCGGGCAGGAAGCTCTGCTGTTCAGCGATACCGGCGAAGGCATGTTGGCTCTGTCCCTTGCGAGCGGCGAGCGACTGTGGAATCGCAAACTATTTACGAAACGTTGCGTTTCGAGTCCCATTGTCGTTGGCGATCTCGCGTTTGGCACTGAGGGATCTGGCGGAGGCGGAAACGTGCTGTTTGCCTTGAATCTTAAGTCGCCCGAACACGAAGTCGTCTATTCCGTGCAGCGCTCAGCCCCGTATGTCCCGACGCCAGTCGCAAGAGATGGATTGGTGTTTCTGTGGAGCGATCAAGGCATCGTATCATGCATTACGGCTACTGACGGAAAAGTGCAGTGGACCAAGCGGATCGGCGGAAATGTCTCTTCTTCGCCAGTCATCGCTGGTGATAAGCTGATTGGTGTCGCGGAAGATGGCACCGTGACTATTCTCTCTGCAACGGCAAATTTTGAAGAGATCGGGGCTGTCAAATTGGGAGAAACCATGCGTGCGACGCCTTTGGTTGGTGCGAGCTACGTACTCTTTCGAACGAATTCTAAGTTGGTTTGTGTCGGTACTCCCTAG
- the ilvB gene encoding biosynthetic-type acetolactate synthase large subunit, producing the protein MATAETKRGTEVMTGADILVQSLVDHGVEVIFAYPGGCSMPMHQALTRQSANIRTILPRHEQGGGFASQGMARSTGKPAVVMATSGPGATNLVTAIADAKLDSIPLIAITGQVPTPVIGTDAFQETPMVEVCRSITKHHYLVTSVNDVARVMKEAFHVATTGRPGPVLVDMPKDVQMDKCSVDWEVAMNLPGYRTKTPTAHPEQIRQIAAAIKHSKRPILYCGGGVIASEGSEELRTLIDKTGIPTTMTVMGLGLYPNDSELSLDMLGMHGAAYANYAVRDCDLLIALGVRFDDRVTGKLEAFAKNAKIIHVDIDASELNKNKIAHIPVCSDVKYALTELNKIVEPPEDISDWVKNCKQLKQKFPFAYDESFDGILQQHAIRELSNLTQDRETFITVGVGQHQMWAAQFYNFRKPRQWLSSSGLGTMGFGLPAAMGVQAANPNALVVDIDGDGSFQMNIQELATLYCEKLPVKVLLLNNQHLGMVVQWEDRFENSNRAHTYLGPIDHEEASGKGVTDSHAIVEDRYPNFVDIAKGYGCGAATVSKKQDLRGALEEMIKYPGPFVLDVMVPYQEHVLPMIPGGKTVDDMLLK; encoded by the coding sequence ATGGCAACTGCTGAAACAAAACGTGGTACTGAAGTGATGACCGGAGCTGATATTCTGGTTCAATCGCTTGTGGATCACGGTGTGGAGGTCATATTCGCCTACCCGGGCGGTTGCAGTATGCCGATGCACCAGGCTTTAACGCGACAGTCGGCAAATATTCGGACGATCTTGCCTCGTCATGAGCAAGGCGGCGGGTTCGCTTCGCAGGGAATGGCGCGCAGCACGGGGAAGCCTGCGGTAGTGATGGCCACCAGTGGGCCCGGAGCGACGAATCTGGTGACAGCGATTGCAGATGCCAAGCTGGACAGTATTCCGTTGATTGCCATCACTGGGCAAGTGCCTACGCCTGTCATTGGGACCGATGCGTTTCAAGAGACGCCTATGGTTGAGGTGTGCCGCAGCATTACCAAGCATCACTATTTGGTGACCAGCGTCAACGATGTTGCGCGAGTGATGAAGGAAGCGTTTCATGTGGCGACGACTGGACGACCAGGCCCAGTATTGGTCGATATGCCCAAGGACGTGCAGATGGATAAGTGCAGCGTGGATTGGGAGGTTGCGATGAACCTACCCGGTTACCGCACGAAGACTCCTACCGCGCATCCCGAACAGATTCGTCAAATTGCTGCAGCGATCAAGCATTCGAAGCGTCCGATTTTATACTGTGGTGGCGGAGTGATCGCGTCGGAAGGTTCGGAAGAGCTGAGGACGTTGATTGACAAGACTGGCATCCCCACGACGATGACTGTGATGGGATTGGGATTGTATCCCAACGACAGTGAGCTCTCTCTTGATATGCTGGGGATGCATGGTGCCGCCTATGCGAACTACGCGGTTCGCGACTGCGATCTGCTGATTGCCCTCGGCGTTCGCTTTGACGATCGCGTCACAGGGAAGCTGGAGGCCTTTGCGAAGAATGCAAAGATTATCCACGTCGATATCGATGCTTCGGAACTGAACAAGAACAAAATTGCCCACATTCCCGTTTGTAGTGACGTCAAGTATGCCTTGACCGAGCTCAACAAGATTGTCGAGCCACCCGAAGATATTTCGGATTGGGTGAAGAACTGCAAGCAGCTAAAGCAGAAATTCCCGTTTGCTTATGATGAGTCCTTTGATGGGATTCTTCAACAACATGCCATCCGTGAACTCTCGAACCTGACTCAAGACCGCGAGACCTTCATTACCGTTGGCGTGGGACAGCACCAAATGTGGGCTGCTCAGTTCTACAATTTCCGCAAGCCACGGCAGTGGCTAAGCTCCTCGGGGTTGGGGACGATGGGCTTCGGCTTGCCGGCAGCCATGGGAGTACAGGCCGCGAATCCCAATGCGTTGGTCGTGGACATCGATGGCGATGGTAGTTTTCAAATGAACATTCAAGAGCTGGCAACCCTGTATTGCGAAAAGCTGCCGGTCAAAGTTCTGTTGCTCAACAATCAGCACTTGGGAATGGTCGTGCAATGGGAAGATCGCTTTGAGAATAGCAATCGGGCCCATACCTATCTCGGTCCCATCGATCACGAAGAGGCCAGTGGTAAGGGGGTTACCGATAGTCACGCTATTGTTGAGGATCGCTATCCGAACTTTGTGGATATCGCTAAGGGGTATGGTTGTGGGGCGGCCACGGTCAGCAAGAAGCAAGACCTCCGCGGTGCACTGGAGGAGATGATTAAATACCCAGGCCCGTTCGTCCTGGATGTCATGGTCCCCTATCAAGAGCATGTATTGCCAATGATCCCGGGCGGTAAGACGGTCGACGATATGTTGCTGAAGTAG